GTCATCTCCGCCACACTCGCCGTTTTCGCCGGCTCGGGTTTGACTCTCCAGGCCCAATCCACCTCCGGGAGCAAGGTACGCGAGGTTCCCGGACCCAATCCGGATCTCTTCGACGGTTCCAAGGCAGAGGAAGAAAGCCGACCCGAAAGCGGGATCATCTCCGATTTTGAAATGGGCAGCGGAGAAAGCGATCCACAAGCCGCCGGGAGTCCGCAACAGCAACAGCAGGATCAGCAGGGCTCCCAAGGCCAGCAGCAGGGAAGCGGAAGCGGAGGTTCAGGTCCGGAGGGATCCGAACAGGGCCAGGGTGGCGGTGGATCCGAGGAGATGATCGAGGAGGGCGAAATGCCCGAACAACAACAGGGACAGCAGGGGCAACAGGGACAGCAAGGCCAGCAGGGGCAACAGGGCGGGCAACAGGGAGGTCAACAGAGCCAGTCCTCCTCTTCTTCGAGTTCCAGCTCCCAGAAGGGCGGGCAACCACCACCCAAGAACAACGTAACCCTCGGTGACGACAGTCTGAAGATCGAAACAGTCGAAATGCCAGCCGACGAATCGCTCATCGGTCAGGAGGAATCCAAGAAACCCGCGACCGAGGACACGGGAGCCGGAGGCGCTTCCGGAAAGCAGGGGCCACGGCAGAATACCGGCGTCGAACAGGGTGACGCCATGCCCTCGGACATCTGAGAGCGGTCAAATCCAATCCCAATCCATCATGTCGCGTCACACCTTCCACCTTATCCGTACCGGGGTCCTGGCGGCCCTTTGCATTCTGCCGGCGTCACTCCATGCAACAACGAAGGTCTTTCCCGTCGAAGCCATCGAGGAAAGCCGTTACCTCCCGATCGAAGAGTGGAAATCCGCCTATCCCGGCATCGATATGACCGGGATGGTCCTCAACGACGAGGGCTACTACGTGCGCTACCGGCACGAGAATCTCAACTATTTCTTCGGACCGATCGCGACTCTGGACGAGGCTCAGGAACACCTCCGCATGATGGAGACGGTCCGCAACGAGCTCATCAGCAAGCGCCCTTCCCTCAGCACCAGTCAGGTCGACGTTGTTCGGTTTTCCCTCGACGACGCGGTTTGGGGTCGTGCCGGCAAAGGCGGTCTCGGCGACGGCACGGGCGTGGGCGAAGAGGGCCCCGGTGGCACGATGAAGGGTGGCACGATGAAAGGGGAGACCCAGTCCGGCCCTTGGGCGGACAGCAACAACAATGGGATCCCCGACGCGCTTGAAGACCTCAACCGCAATGGAATCGCGGACGGACTCGAGGACGGCAACGGCAATGGCACCCCGGACGGCGCGGAGGGCGATTCTGCCAGCACCGCTCCCATGGGCGACCAGAACGGCAACGGCATGCCGGATGCCCTCGAAGACCAGAACAGAAACGGGATTCCGGACGGTCTCGAGGATCTCAACGGGAATGGCATTCCGGACGTCCGGGACCTCGGGGCCCTCGGCGACCTCAGCCAGGGTCAGAGTGTGATGGGCGATTCGCAGGGCGGTCAGCAGGGGTCCCAGGGTCAACAGGGCCAACAGGGATCCCAGGGTCAGCAGGGATCCCAGGGTCAACAGGGATCCCAGGGCCAGCAGGGTCAACAGGGTCAACAGGGCCAACAGGGTCAACAGGGGCAGCAGAGTTCAAGCAGTTCAGGCAGTCCCAGCAGCTCGAGTTCCAGTTCGAGCTCCAGTTCCGGTGGTTCGGGTTCGCCATCCCAACAACAGCAGCAGCAACAGCAGCAGAGCGGAGGCGGCAGTCTCCTTGATCTGCTGAAAGGACTTTTCGGACTCTAGTGTGGTGTCCGATAAATAATGTAACGTAAAGCGAGGCGCCAAAAGGCCTTGGGCAAGGCGGCCGAGTGGGTGCATGCCCGTAAGGCCTGTGCGCACTCGGGCAACGCCAGCCAAGGCCATTTGCCGTCTCGCCCGCAGGGCCATGCGCTTTTGGCACCCATCCGCGTTGGTCTGAGGCAGGAGGGCCTACCGGCCCGCAGGCCTCAACCCGCCTTGATGGAGCGGCCAAAATCGCTATGGCTTTATGACACAGGATTTATCTGACACCACACTAGGAAGGGACCGGAACCCCATTCCCTTGACGTTGGTTTTCGCTCAATCGTTTACCGCGATGAAGGCTCCGCCGTGTTCATAGGTCAGCTCACGCATGAGGTTGGCGAACTTCAGACCGGTCTGGCCCATTGAAAACGAGTAGCGGATGACGTTGGGAAACCCGATCGCGTTGATTGTGACCGAACGTTTCCCTTCTTCATCCCTTGGATTGAGGTCATCAATACGCTTCAGCACCGCGTCCGCCGTCCCGGTGAATTCGTCACCGAAGACATAAACGCCCATATTCATCTCGGGATCGTCCGGCCGGTTCAGTGTCCGGATAGCCTTGATGATCCCGGGGACCGGATTGCTGTTGCTGAAAACGCCGTAGCGCCGCACCGCCCATTTGACACGTTCCCGAATCTCCGGGCTGTCGGGAATCCACTCGTTGCCGCCGCCGACCACATTGCGACCATCGGCGTCGAATACCTGGATTCCATTGACCAACGGGTAGGATTGGAGAACGTCTTCAATCTTGTTGACCACAATGGGCCACATGTCGCCGGTGTTGGGGTCACGCATACTACCGGAAGTGTCGATGACAAAGGCGAGGTAGTTGTTCTCGACCGGAACGCCGATCGGGAGATCGGTCTCCTGAGGAAGGTCCACTTCCTTCTGCATGGCGGCGATCTCGGCGAGGATCGACTCGATATCGACCAGGAGATTCTCCTTGCCCGCCTGGTACTGCTGAAACTGGGCCTCCAGCTTTGCCAGCATGGATTTCATCTCGTCGATCTGGGGAGCAAGGAATTCCAGACGTTCCTGGTCGGAAATCATCCGCTTGGAGAGCATCTCCCTGGTCGCCCGCAGCTGGGCCAGCAGTGCCATCCGTTGCGCGATGGTCTGCTCAAGGCTGTCCTTCATACCCTGAAGCACTGGATTCTGTGCTCCCATTGAGATGACAAAGAGCAGGATGATCGCTCCAAACCCGCAGCAGATGCAGTCAAGGAACGATAGGCTGAAAACCTCCGCAGCGCGTCGTTTCTTTGCCATTTCAGGTGTCGGGCCAGGACCGGGCCGGGCTGACCAGGGCGCCGCGGGTTTCGTTGGACAATTCCCAGAAGAGCATGGCCGCCGCCGGGTCGCCCGTCATCGGGTAGAGGATGGTGTTGACCGGAATCCGCGGAGGCAGGCGCCGCATGGCCGCCCGGAACATCCGCTCCCGATCACGATCCGCAACCGACCCCCGGCCCGGATAGGTGTCGCTCAGAGTGGGTAGTCCGTCGACAAAGAGCACGATAGAATCCGCTGCGTATTTGAAATCTCGAGACACAGTAAAGGCACGCTCGAGATTGGCTCCGCCCTTCGGGACGAGAAGATCGAGTCGCTGGACAACCTCGCCCGAGGACTCCCGATCCGCCGGGGCGAGCCATTCTCCATCCCGATCCGGAAGGATAGGCAGGGTCTCCTCGTTGAAGTAGAGTATCTGGTATTTGGTGGCCGCCGGAAGCGAATTGATCATCCAGAGGATGGAACGGATGACCCGCTGCCATTTCGGTGCCTTGCGCTTTTCATACTCCGGATCGCCCTGACGGGCGATCGCCCCGTCCACCGTGTCATCGAGCATGCCACCGGAGGCCTCAACCAGAAACAAAACCCGGTCCCCGTTGAGCTTGAATCCTGTCAGATACTGGCGCCGTTCGATGTTCGGGACGGGAATCGGCGGTGGCTCCTCCACCGTCGGGATGTTCTCCTTTTCCTCCATCCGCTTCTTCAATTCGTCCTCCAGGGTCGATTGCTCCAACATGAGAAGGGCAAGGATCTCCTCCCGATTGGCCATCTTCTTCTCGAGTTCGGTCCGGGCGTCCTCCAGCGACTTCACACGACTCGTGTTGTCCGCCGTTGTATCCTCCAGCTTCTTGACCGCGTCCTCCTCGATCGTCACTTCCACCGCCATCCGCTGGGCGATGGTCTGAAGATCGCCGATCTCCTTCTCGCTCACATCCGCCTTCTTTCCGCTGGTGATGACAAAGAGAAGAAGCACCGCGCCAAAGCCGCAGGAAATGCAGTCAAGAAACGACATGCTGAAGACTTCAACCGTTCGCCGTTTCAGTCGCGACATCGGATCAAAACCTCCTCAATTCGGTCGGGGTCCGGCACCACCTGCGAGACGAACGAAAAGCAGCGACCCATCCCGTTCTTCGTCGGAGAAGAGAATCCGATCGCCGCATTCCACCCGTTCCCGCATTCCCGAAACGCCGCCCGATTCCGACTCGTCCTCAAGCTCGAAGAAAAGTCCGTCTTCCTGACGGATGAGACGGAATCGCTCGACTCCGATCGCTGACTGCGCGACTGCGAGAGGCAGGTCAATTGACCCATCTCCATGATCGGGGCCGATTGTTGTCTCTTTCTTGTCGATTGGGTGGGCCACCCCGCCCATGACCAGATGAGTGGGCGCCGGCTCCGGGGATCCCGCTGCGCCTTCCGCCTTCACCAGGACCGGCCGGACGGAGCGTTTCTGCCATTCCCGCTCTCCCTCGAAAAGAACGAGCGATTCGTCCACTGCGACCAGACTCAGATCTTCGGGTCTGTCCCGATCACGGGCCAGCCAGGCTGCACCCCGAGCCGCTTCTCCGACCGTCTGGACGATCAGGTTCCGGTAACCGAGGGCCCGCAGCCTTGCTTCCAGTCCGCGAATCCGGCCCGCCTTGTCCGTAAGGACCAGAAAACATCGATCCGGGGTCGTCCCCTCCTCGCTCACGACCTTCTCCAACGACCGGACCAGGGCCTCGACGAAGGGGCTGATGTCCGCCCGCAGGGTCTCACGGGTGATTTTCAACTGGCGGTTTCGATTTCGGCCGTGAATTTCCAGAACCGCCTCACGGGATCGATCATCGGACGCCAGGACCTCCATCAGCTTACGATAGAATCCCTGTTCAATCCTTCGGTCTTCGGATACATCGAACGCCGTCTGGCGCAAGAGCCGATCGGCCATCGTGTCGGTCAGAACCCGCATCATCTGCACCAATCCGAGCTGTTGTACACGGCGCGCCGAAACCCGTCGCAATCCATCTTCCCGCCGGAGCAGGGTGAACTGGGTCGAGTGAAGCAGCAGCTCGATATGAATGATCGGAAGGGAGACCGGTGGCAGCGGATTGAGCGACCGGGAGAGTGAGGCAAGCGCAATGTCCGTCAGGCTGACAAGGGGAATCCCGAGATCACCCGCCATCCCGAGAATCAGTCCGATCTTCTCATCCCGTCCATAGGCGGTCTCAAGATAGGCGGGAGGAACCGCCAGTGTCACCCGGTCAACATCGCCGGATTGTCCGAGGACCCGCCCCCAGAGATCCCTGAGGAAATAATAGGCCAACTCGGAAAATGACGGCGACTGCCGAACACCGCCCAGGCCGGATGACCCATGGGAAAGCTCTTCCAGAAACACACTGCTGACCTGCCGCGGCAATTCCATGCACCGGTCCTCTGCCGGCTGGCCGAAGACCAGTCCTTCGGCCTCCCGCAGCACGAAAGCCGGCCACCCTTGCCGAACAGGGGACGCATTCAGGTCGAGATTCCGGACTTCCTGCCCGTCATGGACCGCCGCGAGGACTCCGGCATCGTTGAACTCCAGTCCGACCGTTCTCATGTCATTGATTCCAGACCTTTCCGCCCGATCATTGGGGCAGGGAGAGTCGGCTCTCATCCCGTGAGGGGATCTTCATCAGACCGACAAGCTTGTCCCGGCAATAGGTGTCAACATCGAGGATGAAACCCTCCTGACGCGACTGAAGCATGTGCATCATGAACATCAGGACAATGCTCAGAAGGAGCGCGATCAGGGTGGAATTGAAGGCCAGGCCCAGGGCTGAGGTGACTCCGCTGATATCGCCCTCGATCGCCTTGTCGGCCTGGGCAAGCGCCTCACCGATACCCCGGACCGTCCCGATGAAACCCACCGAAGGGATCGCCCAGGCGATGTAGCGCACCAGGGACAGATCCGACTCCATTTCTTCCGCCGCCAGTTCCGCCCGTTCCCGTATGGCACTGACCACGTCCTGAATCGATCGAGTCGAATTGAACCGGTGCAAACCGATCAGAACCACCTGGGGCAGCAGTCGTTCCCGCCACCCTTTTTGACGGTCCAACGACCCGTTCACGTCCTTGTAGTAGTCGAGGGCGTCTTCCGGAATGATCCGTTCGCCCTCCTCGATCGGCACGAAATCCACCTTGAGCATCTGCTGTTCGCGGCCCACCAGAAAGAGTTTGTAGCCCAGAATAATCCCCGCCCAGACCATCAGCGTGATACAGACCTGCTGTTCGTAGTCCTTCAGAATGATGAAGATCGATCGCTTTGGCGCATAGGTCTCACCTCCGGTGGTCGTCGCCTGAATCCGCTGGCTCAGCGCCTCATCAATCACCGCATGCGGTCGAATATAAAGAGAATAGAGCATGGCTACCGAAACGATCGCGAAGACCAGGCCGGCATTCTGAACGATGAAGTTCTGCGAGAAAATTCCCCTAGTCTTTAGTCCCATCGCTATTGTTTTGGTGTCGCTATCGATTATAGTGCCTTAAAAATGAAACCAGTTGACCACTTGATCGTATCTATCAATTAGCTGGATCTGAAACTTAGAAGAGCAATACTGACCAATGGGGCACCCCAAAGGTCTTCATTACTGGCACACATTAAGCATACCCTGAAATGTGGCAATGGTTCCTTGCCAAAATTCAAAAAAGAAGGATTCCACGTGATTAGACATCCCTTAACCCGCATCCTCACCCTCTCCACCTTCGCAGCCGGCCTCCTGCTCGGGACCGGATGTTCGTCGACCACCTCCAAGTCCGTGAGCGGTGCCGGCACCGGTGCGGCCGCCGGCGCAGCCGTCGGAGGCATAGCCGCCTCGGCCACCGGCGGAAACACCACCCAGGGCCTTCTCGTCGGCGGTGCCGCCGGAGCAGTCATCGGCGGCCTGATCGGCCTGAGCCAGGAGATGAAGGAGAAATCGGAGCAGGACCGCCTCGCCCAGGAGCGCGCCTACCAGCAGGAACTGGCCCGACGCCGGGCTGAAGAAGCCAAGCGCAAGGCGGCCATGGACGAAGAGCTTGCCATCGCCCAGGGCTTCCAGATTTCCGACTACGAGCTGACCCAGATCCAGGAGCGCGCCCGCGAACAGGAGGAGCGCCTGAAGGAACTCCGGGCGAAACGGGCCGAGGCTCTCTCCAAGAAGAAAGCCCTCGATGACGCCAACGAGAAGATTCTCTCCGCCAGTGCAGAGATCGAGTATCTCGAACGCGAGCTGGCCGAGCTCAGCGGCGAAGAAGCCGCCATCGAGGAAGCCGGTGAGTCCGCCAATGACTCCGCCTACTGACCAGGAATAATCGGCTCATGCCGTTGCTCTCATCCATGCCAGAAAACCGGAAATGAATTGGACTGGAGAGACACTTCCGAGCCCACGCAACCGAATGAATCCGATGACATTGCGGTCAGTTGCAACACCAATTGGCGGGGTTCTTGGCCTGGCCATCGTCGCCCTCTTCTCCGGTTGCGCCACCACCTACAACTTCAAGGTCGACGCCATCAGCAATCCAAGCGCCGCACCGGGTGTTTCCTACAAGGTCGTCAACAAGAATCCCGACGGCGGCAAGAGCGACCTCCGGTCGCAGGAAGCCGCCGAATACGTCAAAACCGCACTCTCCGGGAAGGGCCTTTACGAGGCCGAATCAGCCGAGGATGCAGATATGATCGTCGAGTTCGAATACGGCATGGAGGAACCCCGGACCAAAGTCTCGAAAGTCTCCACCCCAATCTACATCGACGTCCCCGGTGCCGTCCGTTACGTGCAGACGCCGGTCAAGGACAAGGATGGCAACATCAGAATGGTCACGGTGGCCGTCCGTGAACCTTCCACCCGCCAATACGCCGGCCAGCAGGAGTCGGTCATCGTCCAGACGATCTACGAAAAATACATGCGCATCACCGCCCGGGAAAACAACCCCGAGGAAGATGGAGACAACCAGGGCGAGCAGGTTTGGAGTGTCTATGTCACCAACGAAGATGAGCGCGACGACCTCCGCCAGTATCTCCCCGTCATGGTTTCGGCGGCAGTCGACTTTATCGGGGAGAACTCCGAGACACAGCAGACCGTCAAGCTCAAGGACACCGACGAAGTCGTCACCTTCGTCAAGAAGGGACTCTGACCGGTGCGTTCGGACTCCGGCACCCATGGTTTGCCCGAGTAGCCCGATCCGGTGATCCGGACAGGTGCCGGTACCCGAGCCCGGCCCGGGCGAGAATCAAGCCCGGCTACGACATCAGGCTGGCATCCTTCGGTCCGTCGTGTTGATGGTCTGCCCTCCGGCGCCCGCCGACCGTCTTCCCTTCGATCTCCCGTTTCATTCGGACGACTTTCTGGTGAAGATCCGCGGCCAGCTTCTTCCGATCCTCTTCCCGCATCACCGGCTCCCCGAAACACACTTCCGCCCGCGAGTAGTCAACCCGCCCCATCAGCGTCAGCAGGTGCGGCACCAGGGTCATCTCTCCGTGGTAACAGAGAGTGTCACTTGCTTCAGCGCCGAACGCTTCATAGTGGATGGCACAGGGCGTGATCGCCCAGCCCGTTCGAATGGCCGGCTCGAGCAATGCGGTTCGGAAGGGAAGGACCGTTGATCCATCGGTGGTCGTTCCCTCGAGAAACACCGTCACCGGCAATCCCGCCTCAACCACTTCCTGAAATGCAACCCCTTTGGATGAAACCTCCGACCGCCTGCGCCGATCAATGAAGACGGTTCCCGCCCAGCGGGCAAAGGCCCCGAAGAGCGGCCAACCCGCCACCTCGTTCTTGGCGAGAAACACCTGGGGCCGGATGGAAGATAGGACCAGCACATCAAGGTAACTCAGGTGATTTGAGGTGATCAACCCCGGCACCGGTTCCGTGCCCCTGACCACCACCTCGATGTCCAGGAGGGCCAGGGTCCGCCGACTCCAGCGTTGCAGCCAGTTTGCGCGGTCCCAAAGTGAACGCCGGTTGCCCGGGACAAGAAAATGAGACAGGGTGGTTCCAAGGAAGATCAGAAGCATACCTGCCAACCGCTTGAGGAACTTGAGTGGAGCGAACCGACTCATCGGAAATATCGGGCGGGGATCTGCCGCACATCCATCAAGGTGAGAAAATCAATCGTTCCAAATTGCGGATCGAGGGCCGGGGGGCCGCAAACCTTCGCTCCCAGCAGAAGATAGGTATGCATCAGGCGCGGGATTTTCGGTGCCGGCCCATCGGATACGCCTCCCTCACAGGCCCAACCCGGTTGGGGTACCGTTCGGAACTCCTCAGCAGCCAGCATGTCGTCGGGAAGACTTTCATAGAGTGCCCTGCCCTCGGCCGGATCCCGGGATGACAACGAACTGCATCCAATCA
This sequence is a window from Opitutaceae bacterium. Protein-coding genes within it:
- a CDS encoding MotA/TolQ/ExbB proton channel family protein, translated to MGLKTRGIFSQNFIVQNAGLVFAIVSVAMLYSLYIRPHAVIDEALSQRIQATTTGGETYAPKRSIFIILKDYEQQVCITLMVWAGIILGYKLFLVGREQQMLKVDFVPIEEGERIIPEDALDYYKDVNGSLDRQKGWRERLLPQVVLIGLHRFNSTRSIQDVVSAIRERAELAAEEMESDLSLVRYIAWAIPSVGFIGTVRGIGEALAQADKAIEGDISGVTSALGLAFNSTLIALLLSIVLMFMMHMLQSRQEGFILDVDTYCRDKLVGLMKIPSRDESRLSLPQ
- a CDS encoding lysophospholipid acyltransferase family protein, which gives rise to MSRFAPLKFLKRLAGMLLIFLGTTLSHFLVPGNRRSLWDRANWLQRWSRRTLALLDIEVVVRGTEPVPGLITSNHLSYLDVLVLSSIRPQVFLAKNEVAGWPLFGAFARWAGTVFIDRRRRSEVSSKGVAFQEVVEAGLPVTVFLEGTTTDGSTVLPFRTALLEPAIRTGWAITPCAIHYEAFGAEASDTLCYHGEMTLVPHLLTLMGRVDYSRAEVCFGEPVMREEDRKKLAADLHQKVVRMKREIEGKTVGGRRRADHQHDGPKDASLMS